One part of the Pithys albifrons albifrons isolate INPA30051 chromosome 21, PitAlb_v1, whole genome shotgun sequence genome encodes these proteins:
- the ELN gene encoding elastin isoform X1, whose protein sequence is MARQAAAPLLPGVLLLLLSILPATQQGGVPGAIPGGVPGAGFFPGAGVGGLGAGLGAGAKPPKPGVGGLGGLGPLGLQPGAAGLFPGGAFPGAAFPGAASAAALKAAAKAGAGLGGVGAIGGPGGLGVSTGAVVPGAVQPGVGAAGKPPKIPGAGIPGAFPGGILPGAGVRFPGVGVLPGVPTGAGVKPKAPGVGAFGGIPGLGGFGGQQPGVPLGYPIKAPKLPGGYGLPYTNGLRPGGIGAGLVAGKAGYPTGTGVGAQAAAAKAAAKAAAKYGAGVLPGVGGIPGVGGLVPGVPGVGVGGPAAAAAAAKAAAKAGAFAPGAVPGVGVGGVPGLVPGVGAVPGVVPGVGAVPGVVPGVGAVPGVAGVPSAAAAAKAAKYGAGVPGVGVPGVGVPGVGVGGVPGLVPGVGAVPGVVPGVGAVPGVAGVPSAAAAAKAAKYGAGVPGVGVPGVGVPGVGVGGVPGLVPGVGAVPGVVPGVGAVPGVAGVPSAAAAAKAAKYGAGVPGVGVPGVGVPGVGVPGVGVGGVPGLVPGVGAVPGVVPGVGAVPGVAGVPSAAAAAKAAKYGAGVPGVGVPGVGVPGVGVPGVGVPGVGVPGVGVPGVGVGGVPGLVPGVGAVPGVVPGVGAVPGVAGVPSAAAAAKAAKYGAGVGVPGIAGVPGVPGVPGVPGVPGVPGVPGVPGAVPGVGVGGPAAAAAAAKAAAKAAAVGRVPGVGVPGVGVPGVGVPGVGVPGVGVPGVGVPGVGVPGLVPGGVGIPGVGPAAAAKAAAKAAKFGAGGIAPGVGGLVPGVGGLVPGVGGLVPGVGGVPGVGVPGAAAKAAAKAAKFGAVPGVPRVPGVVPGVDGLPGLVPSVVVPGGGVLPGAGIPQVGAKPPKFGVPGVGVPGVGALPGGLGVGGLGVGGLGAGIFPGAAGKPPKPGVGVPGFGVSPIFPGGVGAPLGFGGKPPKPYGGALGALGFRGGVGCAAGKYCGRRRK, encoded by the exons GGGTCCCTGGTGCTATCCCGGGAGGAGTGCCAGGAGCAGGCTTTTTCCCAG GTGCTGGAGTTGGAGGTTTGGGAGCAG GACTCGGGGCTGGAGCCAAACCTCCCAAACCAG GGGTCGGAGGACTTGGGGGCCTCGGCCCACTTGGGCTGCAGCCAG GTGCTGCAGGTCTATTCCCAGGAGGTGCCTTCCCTGGGGCAGCCTTCCCAGGGGCTGCCTCTGCCGCAGCTCTCAAGGCTGCTGCAAAAGCTG GTGCTGGCCTTGGAGGCGTGGGTGCAATTGGTGGTCCTGGTGGCCTCGGGGTCTCCACAG gtgCCGTGGTACCGGGCGCGGTGCAGCCCGGGGTTGGCGCGGCAGGGAAACCCCCTAAAATACCAG GTGCTGGGATTCCTGGAGCTTTTCCAGGCGGCATCCTCCCTGGTGCAG GTGTCCGCTTCCCTGGCGTAGGAGTGCTGCCCGGAGTACCCACTGGAGCTGGAGTCAAGCCTAAAGCTCCAG gAGTTGGAGCCTTTGGAGGAATCCCTG GACTGGGAGGTTTTGGAGGTCAGCAGCCTGGTGTCCCTCTGGGGTATCCCATCAAAGCTCCTAAACTCCCAG gtggCTATGGATTGCCCTACACCAATG GCCTCAGGCCCGGTGGGATAGGAGCAGGCCTCgtggcagggaaggcagggtATCCCACCGGGACAG GAGTCGGAGCACAGGCGGCCGCAGCAAAAGCAGCGGCCAAAGCAGCAGCGAAATACG GAGCCGGTGTCCTGCCTGGGGTTGGCGGCATCCCTGGAGTTGGCGGCTTGGTACCCGGCGTCCCAGGAGTTGGAG ttGGAGGgccagcggcagcagcagcagcagcaaaggcagcagcaaaggcaggagcCTTTG ctccaggggcaGTGCCTGGCGTTGGTGTTGGTGGTGTCCCAGGCCTGGTACCCGGGGTTGGAGCTGTCCCTGGAGTGGTGCCCGGAGTTGGAGCTGTTCCTGGAGTGGTACCCGGTGTCGGAGCTGTCCCTGGGGTGGCAG GGGTGCCgtcggcagcagcagcagcaaaggcagctaAATATG GAGCTGGTGTTCCCGGCGTTGGCGTTCCTGGTGTTGGTGTTCCCGGCGTTGGTGTAGGTGGTGTCCCAGGCCTGGTACCTGGAGTTGGAGCTGTTCCTGGAGTGGTGCCCGGTGTTGGAGCTGTCCCTGGGGTGGCAG GGGTGCCgtcggcagcagcagcagcaaaggcagctaAATACG GAGCTGGTGTTCCCGGCGTTGGCGTTCCTGGTGTTGGCGTTCCCGGTGTTGGTGTAGGTGGTGTCCCAGGCCTGGTACCCGGAGTTGGAGCTGTCCCTGGAGTGGTGCCCGGTGTCGGAGCTGTCCCTGGGGTGGCAG GGGTGCCatcggcagcagcagcagcaaaggcagctaAATATG GAGCTGGCGTTCCCGGCGTTGGCGTTCCCGGCGTTGGCGTTCCCGGCGTTGGCGTTCCCGGCGTTGGCGTGGGTGGTGTCCCAGGCCTGGTACCCGGAGTTGGAGCTGTCCCTGGAGTGGTGCCCGGTGTCGGAGCTGTCCCTGGGGTGGCAG GGGTGCCgtcggcagcagcagcagcaaaggcagctaAATATG GAGCTGGCGTTCCCGGCGTTGGCGTTCCCGGCGTTGGCGTTCCCGGCGTTGGCGTTCCCGGCGTTGGCGTTCCCGGCGTTGGCGTTCCCGGCGTTGGCGTTCCCGGCGTTGGCGTGGGTGGTGTCCCAGGCCTGGTACCCGGAGTTGGAGCTGTCCCTGGAGTGGTGCCCGGTGTCGGAGCTGTCCCTGGGGTGGCAG GGGTGCCgtcggcagcagcagcagcaaaggcagctaAATATG gagctggtgtTGGTGTTCCTGGCATTGCTGGAGTCCCTGGCGTTCCCGGCGTCCCTGGTGTTCCTGGTGTCCCAGGCGTGCCCGGAGTGCCTGGTGTTCCCGGTGCCGTGCCCGGTGTTGGAG TGGGtggcccagcagctgcagcGGCTGCggcaaaggcagcagcaaaagcTGCGGCAGTCG GACGTGTTCCCGGCGTTGGCGTTCCTGGCGTTGGCGTTCCCGGGGTAGGCGTGCCTGGAGTGGGTGTTCCTGGAGTAGGCGTGCCTGGAGTTGGTGTTCCTGGTGTTGGCGTGCCCGGTCTGGTGCCTGGTGGGGTTGGCATTCCAG GAGTTGGTCCTGCCGCCGCTGCCAAAGCAGCCGCCAAAGCAGCCAAGTTCG GAGCAGGTGGCATCGCTCCTGGAGTGGGTGGCCTGGTTCCTGGTGTAGGTGGCCTGGTTCCTGGAGTGGGTGGCCTGGTTCCTGGTGTTGGAGGAGTCccag GTGTTGGAGTTCCAGGGGCAGCAGcgaaagcagcagcaaaggcagccaAATTCG gcGCAGTGCCTGGTGTCCCCAGAGTGCCAGGAGTGGTACCTGGTGTTGATGGCCTGCCTGGGTTGGTGCCAAGTGTGGTAGTACCTGGAGGTGGTGTCCTCCCTGGGGCAG GCATCCCCCAAGTAGGTGCTAAACCTCCCAAATTCG GTGTTCCTGGGGTTGGAGTCCCAGGGGTTGGTGCCCTCCCAG GTGGCCTTGGAGTTGGTGGCCTTGGAGTTGGTGGGCTCGGTGCTG GAatcttcccaggagctgctgggaaaccTCCCAAACCCG GGGTTGGAGTTCCCGGCTTTGGCGTGTCACCGATATTTCCAG GTGGAGTAGGCGCCCCACTGGGATTTGGTG ggaaGCCCCCCAAGCCCTACGGAGGAGCCCTCGGTGCCCTCGGCTTTAGAG GCGGCGTGGGCTGCGCAGCAGGGAAGTACTGCGGGAGGAGGCGAAAGTAA
- the ELN gene encoding elastin isoform X3, translating to MARQAAAPLLPGVLLLLLSILPATQQGGVPGAIPGGVPGAGFFPGAGIPGAFPGGILPGAGVRFPGVGVLPGVPTGAGVKPKAPGVGAFGGIPGLGGFGGQQPGVPLGYPIKAPKLPGGYGLPYTNGLRPGGIGAGLVAGKAGYPTGTGVGAQAAAAKAAAKAAAKYGAGVLPGVGGIPGVGGLVPGVPGVGVGGPAAAAAAAKAAAKAGAFAPGAVPGVGVGGVPGLVPGVGAVPGVVPGVGAVPGVVPGVGAVPGVAGVPSAAAAAKAAKYGAGVPGVGVPGVGVPGVGVGGVPGLVPGVGAVPGVVPGVGAVPGVAGVPSAAAAAKAAKYGAGVPGVGVPGVGVPGVGVGGVPGLVPGVGAVPGVVPGVGAVPGVAGVPSAAAAAKAAKYGAGVPGVGVPGVGVPGVGVPGVGVGGVPGLVPGVGAVPGVVPGVGAVPGVAGVPSAAAAAKAAKYGAGVPGVGVPGVGVPGVGVPGVGVPGVGVPGVGVPGVGVGGVPGLVPGVGAVPGVVPGVGAVPGVAGVPSAAAAAKAAKYGAGVGVPGIAGVPGVPGVPGVPGVPGVPGVPGVPGAVPGVGVGGPAAAAAAAKAAAKAAAVGRVPGVGVPGVGVPGVGVPGVGVPGVGVPGVGVPGVGVPGLVPGGVGIPGVGPAAAAKAAAKAAKFGAGGIAPGVGGLVPGVGGLVPGVGGLVPGVGGVPGVGVPGAAAKAAAKAAKFGAVPGVPRVPGVVPGVDGLPGLVPSVVVPGGGVLPGAGIPQVGAKPPKFGVPGVGVPGVGALPGGLGVGGLGVGGLGAGIFPGAAGKPPKPGVGVPGFGVSPIFPGGVGAPLGFGGKPPKPYGGALGALGFRGGVGCAAGKYCGRRRK from the exons GGGTCCCTGGTGCTATCCCGGGAGGAGTGCCAGGAGCAGGCTTTTTCCCAG GTGCTGGGATTCCTGGAGCTTTTCCAGGCGGCATCCTCCCTGGTGCAG GTGTCCGCTTCCCTGGCGTAGGAGTGCTGCCCGGAGTACCCACTGGAGCTGGAGTCAAGCCTAAAGCTCCAG gAGTTGGAGCCTTTGGAGGAATCCCTG GACTGGGAGGTTTTGGAGGTCAGCAGCCTGGTGTCCCTCTGGGGTATCCCATCAAAGCTCCTAAACTCCCAG gtggCTATGGATTGCCCTACACCAATG GCCTCAGGCCCGGTGGGATAGGAGCAGGCCTCgtggcagggaaggcagggtATCCCACCGGGACAG GAGTCGGAGCACAGGCGGCCGCAGCAAAAGCAGCGGCCAAAGCAGCAGCGAAATACG GAGCCGGTGTCCTGCCTGGGGTTGGCGGCATCCCTGGAGTTGGCGGCTTGGTACCCGGCGTCCCAGGAGTTGGAG ttGGAGGgccagcggcagcagcagcagcagcaaaggcagcagcaaaggcaggagcCTTTG ctccaggggcaGTGCCTGGCGTTGGTGTTGGTGGTGTCCCAGGCCTGGTACCCGGGGTTGGAGCTGTCCCTGGAGTGGTGCCCGGAGTTGGAGCTGTTCCTGGAGTGGTACCCGGTGTCGGAGCTGTCCCTGGGGTGGCAG GGGTGCCgtcggcagcagcagcagcaaaggcagctaAATATG GAGCTGGTGTTCCCGGCGTTGGCGTTCCTGGTGTTGGTGTTCCCGGCGTTGGTGTAGGTGGTGTCCCAGGCCTGGTACCTGGAGTTGGAGCTGTTCCTGGAGTGGTGCCCGGTGTTGGAGCTGTCCCTGGGGTGGCAG GGGTGCCgtcggcagcagcagcagcaaaggcagctaAATACG GAGCTGGTGTTCCCGGCGTTGGCGTTCCTGGTGTTGGCGTTCCCGGTGTTGGTGTAGGTGGTGTCCCAGGCCTGGTACCCGGAGTTGGAGCTGTCCCTGGAGTGGTGCCCGGTGTCGGAGCTGTCCCTGGGGTGGCAG GGGTGCCatcggcagcagcagcagcaaaggcagctaAATATG GAGCTGGCGTTCCCGGCGTTGGCGTTCCCGGCGTTGGCGTTCCCGGCGTTGGCGTTCCCGGCGTTGGCGTGGGTGGTGTCCCAGGCCTGGTACCCGGAGTTGGAGCTGTCCCTGGAGTGGTGCCCGGTGTCGGAGCTGTCCCTGGGGTGGCAG GGGTGCCgtcggcagcagcagcagcaaaggcagctaAATATG GAGCTGGCGTTCCCGGCGTTGGCGTTCCCGGCGTTGGCGTTCCCGGCGTTGGCGTTCCCGGCGTTGGCGTTCCCGGCGTTGGCGTTCCCGGCGTTGGCGTTCCCGGCGTTGGCGTGGGTGGTGTCCCAGGCCTGGTACCCGGAGTTGGAGCTGTCCCTGGAGTGGTGCCCGGTGTCGGAGCTGTCCCTGGGGTGGCAG GGGTGCCgtcggcagcagcagcagcaaaggcagctaAATATG gagctggtgtTGGTGTTCCTGGCATTGCTGGAGTCCCTGGCGTTCCCGGCGTCCCTGGTGTTCCTGGTGTCCCAGGCGTGCCCGGAGTGCCTGGTGTTCCCGGTGCCGTGCCCGGTGTTGGAG TGGGtggcccagcagctgcagcGGCTGCggcaaaggcagcagcaaaagcTGCGGCAGTCG GACGTGTTCCCGGCGTTGGCGTTCCTGGCGTTGGCGTTCCCGGGGTAGGCGTGCCTGGAGTGGGTGTTCCTGGAGTAGGCGTGCCTGGAGTTGGTGTTCCTGGTGTTGGCGTGCCCGGTCTGGTGCCTGGTGGGGTTGGCATTCCAG GAGTTGGTCCTGCCGCCGCTGCCAAAGCAGCCGCCAAAGCAGCCAAGTTCG GAGCAGGTGGCATCGCTCCTGGAGTGGGTGGCCTGGTTCCTGGTGTAGGTGGCCTGGTTCCTGGAGTGGGTGGCCTGGTTCCTGGTGTTGGAGGAGTCccag GTGTTGGAGTTCCAGGGGCAGCAGcgaaagcagcagcaaaggcagccaAATTCG gcGCAGTGCCTGGTGTCCCCAGAGTGCCAGGAGTGGTACCTGGTGTTGATGGCCTGCCTGGGTTGGTGCCAAGTGTGGTAGTACCTGGAGGTGGTGTCCTCCCTGGGGCAG GCATCCCCCAAGTAGGTGCTAAACCTCCCAAATTCG GTGTTCCTGGGGTTGGAGTCCCAGGGGTTGGTGCCCTCCCAG GTGGCCTTGGAGTTGGTGGCCTTGGAGTTGGTGGGCTCGGTGCTG GAatcttcccaggagctgctgggaaaccTCCCAAACCCG GGGTTGGAGTTCCCGGCTTTGGCGTGTCACCGATATTTCCAG GTGGAGTAGGCGCCCCACTGGGATTTGGTG ggaaGCCCCCCAAGCCCTACGGAGGAGCCCTCGGTGCCCTCGGCTTTAGAG GCGGCGTGGGCTGCGCAGCAGGGAAGTACTGCGGGAGGAGGCGAAAGTAA
- the ELN gene encoding elastin isoform X2 → MARQAAAPLLPGVLLLLLSILPATQQGGVPGAIPGGVPGAGFFPGAGVGGLGAGLGAGAKPPKPGAAGLFPGGAFPGAAFPGAASAAALKAAAKAGAGLGGVGAIGGPGGLGVSTGAVVPGAVQPGVGAAGKPPKIPGAGIPGAFPGGILPGAGVRFPGVGVLPGVPTGAGVKPKAPGVGAFGGIPGLGGFGGQQPGVPLGYPIKAPKLPGGYGLPYTNGLRPGGIGAGLVAGKAGYPTGTGVGAQAAAAKAAAKAAAKYGAGVLPGVGGIPGVGGLVPGVPGVGVGGPAAAAAAAKAAAKAGAFAPGAVPGVGVGGVPGLVPGVGAVPGVVPGVGAVPGVVPGVGAVPGVAGVPSAAAAAKAAKYGAGVPGVGVPGVGVPGVGVGGVPGLVPGVGAVPGVVPGVGAVPGVAGVPSAAAAAKAAKYGAGVPGVGVPGVGVPGVGVGGVPGLVPGVGAVPGVVPGVGAVPGVAGVPSAAAAAKAAKYGAGVPGVGVPGVGVPGVGVPGVGVGGVPGLVPGVGAVPGVVPGVGAVPGVAGVPSAAAAAKAAKYGAGVPGVGVPGVGVPGVGVPGVGVPGVGVPGVGVPGVGVGGVPGLVPGVGAVPGVVPGVGAVPGVAGVPSAAAAAKAAKYGAGVGVPGIAGVPGVPGVPGVPGVPGVPGVPGVPGAVPGVGVGGPAAAAAAAKAAAKAAAVGRVPGVGVPGVGVPGVGVPGVGVPGVGVPGVGVPGVGVPGLVPGGVGIPGVGPAAAAKAAAKAAKFGAGGIAPGVGGLVPGVGGLVPGVGGLVPGVGGVPGVGVPGAAAKAAAKAAKFGAVPGVPRVPGVVPGVDGLPGLVPSVVVPGGGVLPGAGIPQVGAKPPKFGVPGVGVPGVGALPGGLGVGGLGVGGLGAGIFPGAAGKPPKPGVGVPGFGVSPIFPGGVGAPLGFGGKPPKPYGGALGALGFRGGVGCAAGKYCGRRRK, encoded by the exons GGGTCCCTGGTGCTATCCCGGGAGGAGTGCCAGGAGCAGGCTTTTTCCCAG GTGCTGGAGTTGGAGGTTTGGGAGCAG GACTCGGGGCTGGAGCCAAACCTCCCAAACCAG GTGCTGCAGGTCTATTCCCAGGAGGTGCCTTCCCTGGGGCAGCCTTCCCAGGGGCTGCCTCTGCCGCAGCTCTCAAGGCTGCTGCAAAAGCTG GTGCTGGCCTTGGAGGCGTGGGTGCAATTGGTGGTCCTGGTGGCCTCGGGGTCTCCACAG gtgCCGTGGTACCGGGCGCGGTGCAGCCCGGGGTTGGCGCGGCAGGGAAACCCCCTAAAATACCAG GTGCTGGGATTCCTGGAGCTTTTCCAGGCGGCATCCTCCCTGGTGCAG GTGTCCGCTTCCCTGGCGTAGGAGTGCTGCCCGGAGTACCCACTGGAGCTGGAGTCAAGCCTAAAGCTCCAG gAGTTGGAGCCTTTGGAGGAATCCCTG GACTGGGAGGTTTTGGAGGTCAGCAGCCTGGTGTCCCTCTGGGGTATCCCATCAAAGCTCCTAAACTCCCAG gtggCTATGGATTGCCCTACACCAATG GCCTCAGGCCCGGTGGGATAGGAGCAGGCCTCgtggcagggaaggcagggtATCCCACCGGGACAG GAGTCGGAGCACAGGCGGCCGCAGCAAAAGCAGCGGCCAAAGCAGCAGCGAAATACG GAGCCGGTGTCCTGCCTGGGGTTGGCGGCATCCCTGGAGTTGGCGGCTTGGTACCCGGCGTCCCAGGAGTTGGAG ttGGAGGgccagcggcagcagcagcagcagcaaaggcagcagcaaaggcaggagcCTTTG ctccaggggcaGTGCCTGGCGTTGGTGTTGGTGGTGTCCCAGGCCTGGTACCCGGGGTTGGAGCTGTCCCTGGAGTGGTGCCCGGAGTTGGAGCTGTTCCTGGAGTGGTACCCGGTGTCGGAGCTGTCCCTGGGGTGGCAG GGGTGCCgtcggcagcagcagcagcaaaggcagctaAATATG GAGCTGGTGTTCCCGGCGTTGGCGTTCCTGGTGTTGGTGTTCCCGGCGTTGGTGTAGGTGGTGTCCCAGGCCTGGTACCTGGAGTTGGAGCTGTTCCTGGAGTGGTGCCCGGTGTTGGAGCTGTCCCTGGGGTGGCAG GGGTGCCgtcggcagcagcagcagcaaaggcagctaAATACG GAGCTGGTGTTCCCGGCGTTGGCGTTCCTGGTGTTGGCGTTCCCGGTGTTGGTGTAGGTGGTGTCCCAGGCCTGGTACCCGGAGTTGGAGCTGTCCCTGGAGTGGTGCCCGGTGTCGGAGCTGTCCCTGGGGTGGCAG GGGTGCCatcggcagcagcagcagcaaaggcagctaAATATG GAGCTGGCGTTCCCGGCGTTGGCGTTCCCGGCGTTGGCGTTCCCGGCGTTGGCGTTCCCGGCGTTGGCGTGGGTGGTGTCCCAGGCCTGGTACCCGGAGTTGGAGCTGTCCCTGGAGTGGTGCCCGGTGTCGGAGCTGTCCCTGGGGTGGCAG GGGTGCCgtcggcagcagcagcagcaaaggcagctaAATATG GAGCTGGCGTTCCCGGCGTTGGCGTTCCCGGCGTTGGCGTTCCCGGCGTTGGCGTTCCCGGCGTTGGCGTTCCCGGCGTTGGCGTTCCCGGCGTTGGCGTTCCCGGCGTTGGCGTGGGTGGTGTCCCAGGCCTGGTACCCGGAGTTGGAGCTGTCCCTGGAGTGGTGCCCGGTGTCGGAGCTGTCCCTGGGGTGGCAG GGGTGCCgtcggcagcagcagcagcaaaggcagctaAATATG gagctggtgtTGGTGTTCCTGGCATTGCTGGAGTCCCTGGCGTTCCCGGCGTCCCTGGTGTTCCTGGTGTCCCAGGCGTGCCCGGAGTGCCTGGTGTTCCCGGTGCCGTGCCCGGTGTTGGAG TGGGtggcccagcagctgcagcGGCTGCggcaaaggcagcagcaaaagcTGCGGCAGTCG GACGTGTTCCCGGCGTTGGCGTTCCTGGCGTTGGCGTTCCCGGGGTAGGCGTGCCTGGAGTGGGTGTTCCTGGAGTAGGCGTGCCTGGAGTTGGTGTTCCTGGTGTTGGCGTGCCCGGTCTGGTGCCTGGTGGGGTTGGCATTCCAG GAGTTGGTCCTGCCGCCGCTGCCAAAGCAGCCGCCAAAGCAGCCAAGTTCG GAGCAGGTGGCATCGCTCCTGGAGTGGGTGGCCTGGTTCCTGGTGTAGGTGGCCTGGTTCCTGGAGTGGGTGGCCTGGTTCCTGGTGTTGGAGGAGTCccag GTGTTGGAGTTCCAGGGGCAGCAGcgaaagcagcagcaaaggcagccaAATTCG gcGCAGTGCCTGGTGTCCCCAGAGTGCCAGGAGTGGTACCTGGTGTTGATGGCCTGCCTGGGTTGGTGCCAAGTGTGGTAGTACCTGGAGGTGGTGTCCTCCCTGGGGCAG GCATCCCCCAAGTAGGTGCTAAACCTCCCAAATTCG GTGTTCCTGGGGTTGGAGTCCCAGGGGTTGGTGCCCTCCCAG GTGGCCTTGGAGTTGGTGGCCTTGGAGTTGGTGGGCTCGGTGCTG GAatcttcccaggagctgctgggaaaccTCCCAAACCCG GGGTTGGAGTTCCCGGCTTTGGCGTGTCACCGATATTTCCAG GTGGAGTAGGCGCCCCACTGGGATTTGGTG ggaaGCCCCCCAAGCCCTACGGAGGAGCCCTCGGTGCCCTCGGCTTTAGAG GCGGCGTGGGCTGCGCAGCAGGGAAGTACTGCGGGAGGAGGCGAAAGTAA